The window GGGGTGTCCATAACCCTCGGACTGTAGAGCACTCCTCGTACTCCTCGTAAACGGGAAAGGGCAACGAATCAAGACAACTCTCGAAAGTCCTTGATTCGCCACCCTTCCCTCGCCGGCTTAAAATCCCCTGAGGGCAACCTCGTCCGAGTTCGAGTCTCGGCTCCGGCACCAATGTTTTCAGTGGGTTACGACGGTGCGTGCGAACGAGTGAATTCGCAACCTTCAGTGTTAGCCCTCTTTATGGCAAATCCCGATTCGTCGTGTCCGCCAAAAAGCGCCGTATATAGTGGCATGAGAATGAGCGCCGAAGGAACCGGGCGAGGATCTTAGAAAATACCGGTCTACACGACTTCTTCGTAGAGCGTCAGACGAGACAATCGTCGGTACGCAGGCACGCCGGCTAGGGGTGAAGGGGAGGGGCACACGATGAGTTCCCGGGTTGCAATGCAGTGTAGATTCCTGAGAACGAGTTGCTTGCGAGCCCTGGCCTTGGCCACGAGCGCCGGGTTGCTGACGATGAGCACGGCTTCCGCGGCCGGGATCGTCTGTACGGTCGAGCAGGTTACCGACACCGTGGGGCTCGCCGCAGCCATCGAGCCCTCCATCGACGGATCCGGGACTCGCATCGCCTTCCGCAGTAGCGGGAACCTCACGGGTGACAACCCGGACGGCAGCCAGGAACTGTACGTCTACGACACCACGACCTCGATACTGAGCCAGGTTACCGATCTGGATGGCCTGATCGACGAGTTTAAGATCAGCAACGACGGGAGCTACGTGGCGTTGACATCGAGCGCCTCCTTGTTCGGGACGTTTGAAGTATTCCGCGCCGACACGGCGTCTCTGGGAGCGGTCCAGTTGACGCCGGACAGCTTCTCCGGAACCGGCAACATCTCGATCGATCACGACGGGTCGACGATCGCGTTCACGTCGAGCAAGGACCTCACCGGCGACAATCCCAACTTTCGCGACCAGCTGTTTCTCTCCGAGACCGCAGGCGGGTTCATCCAGGTAACCAACTTCGCGGACGGTCAGGGCCCGGAGGCGACCTCCCTCTCTGCGAGCGGCCGCCGGGTGGCGTTCCAGATCAACGATGCCGGAACGAGGCGGCTTTACTACGCCGACGCCCCGGGGGCGCCGCTGCTCGCCGCGAGCGAGGCCGTCAGCCTAGGGGCGGGCGGGCCCTCGATCAGCGATGACGGTGCCGCGATTGTGTTCGTGTCGGCCGACGACGGCAACGATGAACTGTTCTTGCATGACCTTGTCTTGGGAACGACCGAGCAGTTGACCTTCACGACGGGATCCCTGGCCCTTCGTCAGCCGGCGTCGAACGCAACGGGCGAGCGCCTTGCCTTCGACCGGACAAACGGATTCACGTCCGAGGTTCTTATCCTCGACGTTTTGACCGGCGAGGAGTGCTCGTTGGCCCCGGGAGCGTCGGCCCTGGCCGCGTCGATCAACGACGACGGCCGGCGGATCGCCTTTCAGTCTGGGGCGAACCTGACCGGCGGCAACCCGGATGGGAGCTTTGAGATCTTTCTCGCGGACTGCGATCCGCCTGCGACCCGTGCGATACAGTTGCGCCTCGACGCGGTCGATCTGCTGTGGGACGCCGCGGAGGGTGCCACCGCCTACGACCTGGTCCAGGGGGACCTGGCGACCCTGCGTCTCACTGGCGGAGACTTTGCGACGGCCACCGATTTCTGTCCGGCGGATGACCACGTAGGGACCAACTTCCCGCACGGCATCGACCCCTCGCCCGGCAACGGCTACTGGTTCCTCGTCCGCGTCGTGTCGCCGTCGTTCACCGGTACCTACGACGCCCGTACGCTCGGTCAGGTGGCACCGCGAGACGCTGGGATTGCCTCCTCCGGCTGGGATTGCTTCTAATAGGGTGAACCGCGCCGGGTCCGTCGAAGAGCTCACCTGTTGAGTGTCGATGTAACAGGGAACGGCCCTCCAACTCAGGTGTCCACGGGGGTGTCCATAACCCTCGGACTGTCGAGCACTCCTCGTAACCCTCGTAAACGGGACAGGGCAACGAATCAAATAAAGGTTGATCCGCCGCCCTTCCCGAGAGTACTTAAAATCCCCCGAGCCAACGCTCATCCGAGTTCGAGTCTCGGCTCCGGCACCAGCAGGGGAAACGGCCGGGGCCCCGGGTGCCTGCGTCCGCACCTTTGCCTTGACCTGCCGCGTTGGCTGAGCCTAGTCTCGCAGATACATCCTCCCGCCAACGGAGGAACAAGAGATGACAGGATTGGCAAAACAACCCTCAGACCACGGAGCGTCGATTGAGCGCCTGGCCATCTTGTTCACCATCCTTGCTACCACCGGTATGGTTGCCGTTCATCTCGTTGCCGCCATCGTACGTCGCGTCGGTCCCGAACTTCCGCTTGCTGCCTGGCCGCTCACAATTGGGGCAATCGTTATTGCGGCAACCGTCAGCCTCACGGCACCCCGCTTGGCGGGGCTGCTGCCGGAGTGGCTCGACGGATCGGCGAGGTCGCATCCCGCCAGGGCCGCGCTGTTTGCATTGATCGCGTTGCTTGCCATCGTTCAGACCGCTCGGATCAGCACACACAAGACCGACCCGGACACTTCATGGTGGATTCTCACCACCAACGAATTATGGACGAAGCACGAATGCGGCACGGCCTACTTCCACGCTGTCGAACTACACGACCGGGGCGAAAAAAACATCTACCACGCTGATCACTACCCGGGGCTCAACCGCGACATCGAGTCCATCACCGAATTCGAGGGCATGAAGGTCGAAGACCCCTACCAATACCCGCCGCAATTCCTCCTGCTGCCCAAGCTCATGCTCGCCATGACCCATCACTACCCCACGATTCGAATCGCCTGGTTCTCCTTCCAGTACATCGGTATCGCGGCAGTCTTTCTGCTGCTCGCCCACTGGGTCGGCGGCACTGCTGGTCGTTGGATGGCGATGCTCTCGCCGCTGGTCATCGCCTCACCTGCCGCGCTGTCCGTCTTTCAGTACACACAGTTTCACTTCGTCGCCATCACACTCACCATCGCCGCTATGGTCGCGTTTGAAAAGCAGCGCAACGTCCTTGGTGGCGCACTGCTAGCCTTCGCCATTCTCGGAAAGATCTTCCCCGGGTTCCTATTGATCCTATTGCTGGCCGAGAAGCGTTGGAAACCTCTTGCTTGGACGTTTGCATTCGGCGTTGTTTTCACGCTCGTAGCGTTGGCGGTTCTCGGCATCGCGCCTTTCTCCGCATTCATCAGCTATCAGCTTCCGCGAATGCAATCCTTCAGCGCCTTCGCCTTCATCGAGGTCTGGCCGGAGATACGGTTTGAACTCATCACCGCCAATCTTTCCCCGTACGGGCAAGTCGTCAGGCTAGGGGAGATGGGCTTTCCCGGAATGACCCGCGCGGTCGCGTCCGGCTTCAACAGCCTATTCACGGTAACGCTGATTGGCTTGGCCATCGTCGCATCGCGCCGCCTAGGGTCACGGGTTCGCCGCGCGCAGATCTGGCTCGCCATCCTCGGACTCGCCTCCATGGCCAGCCCAGCGGCTTGGGGCGACTACATCACGCTGCCCGCCATGTGGCTGCTCTGCGCCCTTGTGATCAATGCCTCAGCCAACCGCAAACTTGCCGTTGGGCTCAGCATCTGCTGGATCTTCTTCTACTTCCTGCTCGGCCTCGTCCCGCTCGAAACCTTCCCTCCCCCCGGCATCACCTACACGCTGTCGACAATCAACTTCATGCTGCTCGTTGGCTTGATGGGCTGGGTCATCCTGCGCAAGCCAAACCCAGCGGTCGCGGTGTCTATGTAACCCAGAGGTTGAACCGCCCCGGGTTTACCGGAGAACTGGTTGCGTGAGTCCGGCCACCAGTATGTCCGGTGCCTGCCGAATCCGATATCGCGAAGGGGGCAACGATCTGTCAGGCGATCGCTCCAACACCACCCTTCATAAACAGATGTCCACGGGGGTGTCCAGAACCCTCGGACTGTAGAGCACTCCTCGTAACCCTCGTAAACGGGAAAGGGCAACGAATCAAATAAAGAGTGATTCGCCGCCCTTCTCGAGAGTACTTAAAATCCATTTTGCGTCAACCTAATGCGGATTTAACACGACCGTTTTAGAATGGGTCTCCTTTTTCGACCCAGACCCGCCATCGAATCGGCGGAACCAGGAGGGATTCATGAGAACCACAGCCTACGCGCTGGTCGCGGCCGCGATGATCATCGCCGGCGTGACGGTTCCCGCGACCGCGGGGATCGCCGTGTACGACAAGGACGGCAAGAAGATCGAGGTCGGCGGCCGCATCCAGCTCCAGTACCGCAATGCGGACGCCAGCGGGGGGGGCGATTTCGACGAGATCTTTTTCCGCCGCCTCCGCCCCTATATCCAGGGGACGGTGACGGAAGACTGGATGGGCAAGATCCAGTTCGACTTCGGCAAGGCAGAAGACTCGAACGAGGTCGCGCTCAAGGACGCCTACATGCAATACCTCGGCTGGGAAAACCACAAGATCACGATCGGCAACTCCAAGACACCGTTCTCGAGAGAGTTCCTGGCCTCGTCCAAGCGCCAGCAACTGGTCGAACGGAGTTTTACCGGAGACCACAACTTCGGTTCACCGGACCGCCAACTCGGCATCCGGCTCGATGGCAGCGCGCTGGACAAGAAGATCACCTACGCGGCCTCGTTGGGAACGGAAGAGCATGACCCGGCGATCAACCGCATGGACTTCGACTCGCCCGCGAACGCCGCGGCCGACTGGAACGAGGGCGTCGTAGTAGCGGCCCGTCTCGACTACCATCCGCTCGGTTACATGAAGTTCGACCAGGCCGACTTCCGCAGCGACGAATGGAAGATCAACTTCAGCGTGGCCGCCTTCAACTGGTCCAACGACGACGACAACAACACCTACACCGATTCGGGTACCGGCATGGTCAACGCGACCGGTCTGGCCGACGGCAAGGTCGACCTCGACAGCGCTGAAGGCCTGGAGCTCAGCGCCGGCGTGCGCGGGATGGGATTCTCCGCGGATATCGAGTTTCAGAAGATCAGCGGCGACACCGTGGACCCGACGTTCACCGGCGGCCTTTACGCCAACGGGAAGACCGACCTGGACATCATCGCCGTGGAAGCCGGCTACATGGTCGCGTCCAACGTCGAAGTGGTAGCCGGCTGGGACACGTTCGACGCCGACAACTTCACCGCCAGCACCGACCGAACGTCCCTGGGGCTGAACTGGTACTGGAACAAGCACAAGGCCAAGCTTCAGTTGACGTACCGCACCTGGGACAGCGTCACGGGCGTTCCCGGGAGCGACCTGGACGAGGTCATCGCCCAGGCCCAGTTCGTGTTCTAGAGCCTGCATCGTCGTTCACCGCCCGGCTTGGCGCCCCGACCACCTTCAACGCAACGTCTTTCTCGCTTCTACCGTGTTTCTACCGCATTTCGTGGGATGTGCGGAGTGATGACGCCAGCCACGCTACAGGCGTGAAACGATCACGGGTCGTCGAACACGACCGGCTCTAGGCTCGCGCGGCTCCCGCCTCGAGCCCACGAGGTCGTGACATCGAATACCGGTGCCCGGCTGAGATAGAGGACGACGGCGATGGACAATTGGTGGGGCGACTATGAGGTCGCCGAAGATCAGACCTTACGGTGGCAACTCGGTCCCAAGACACTCTGGATCACGCGAGGTGACAGCGAGTGGAGAGTCGCGGGCACCGAGGGGCCTGACCGTCTCGCCAGTCGGCTGATCATCGCCGAACCCGCGGAGGAACCAGCCGGCGACGACGATAACATCGATGTCAGGCGCTTCGCGAGCAGGAGCGGGAATCGATCCCTTCGCCTCGAGCCGGCGCTCCCCGATCTCCCCGTGGTGGTAAGGACAAATAAGCCGTTTGTCGTACCTGCCATGGAAGAGACGACGCTGTTCCTGTCGGCTCCACTCTGGCTCCGGGTATACCTCGATGGGCGCGAGGTGGAACAGGTGGACGCACCGATCGCACGGCCGTCAGATACCTGGTTTGGTCCAGACACGATGACCGGCGAGCTATGCTACGCCCTGCGAACGAGCGCGAGGCTTCACCTCGAGAATCTCCCTCGCAGGCCCCACCGGGCTATCTCGGCCGTGCGCATTCAGAACAACGCGCCGTCGGCCCTACCCATCGAGAAGCTCAAAGTCCCTGTTCCACATCTCTCGCTGTTCGTTTCCGACGAAGGTCACTTGTGGACGGAAGCGCTCACGCTCGAGCGCGAGGACGACTCGGGCGGCACCAAGGTGCGGCTGGACGATAGACCGAGACAGATCGTGGCCACCGAACGCATCGCACGGCCACGGAAGGAGATGTCGAGGGGATTTCTATTGGACGCCTTCGGCAAGCTCTTTGTGAAGAAAGGCAGGAATTACAATGAGTGAGGTACTCAGCAACCTCGGCGTGTCAGACTTTTTGACATCTGGCCGCATGCTCGGTCTCGGCCGGGCGGTGCTCATCCTCGTTGTCGGGATCCTGGTGGCCCGGCTCGCAAGCAGAACTGCCGAGCGAGGGCTGCGGCGTCGCGTGAGTGCGCAGGAAGCCATGCTGGTGAGGCGGTTGAGCTATTACGTGATGCTGATGCTCGTCGTCACATCGGCGCTCCACCAGCTAGGCTTCAAGTTCGGTGTGCTTTTGGGTGCCGCCGGCGTCTTGTCCGTGGCCATCGGGTTCGCGTCACAGACATCGGCTTCCAATCTCATTAGCGGAGTGTTCTTGATTGCCGAACGCTCCTTTGTGGTTGGCGACCTGCTCGACGTCAACGGTCGGTTGGGCTTTGTCATTTCCATAGACCTCCTCTCGGTGAAGCTCCGTACGTTCGACAATCTGATGATGCGTGTGCCGAACGAGGAGATGATCAAGAACACCGTGTTGAACCTCACGCGATTCCCCATCCGCCGCCTCGATCTGCAGGTGGGGGTTGCCTACAAAGAAGATACGGAGCGAGTCAGGAAGATCCTCTTCGACGTCGCGGAGCGGAATCCGATCTGCCTCGACGAGCCGTCGCCGCTGTTTATCTACAAAGGGTACGGAGACTCGGCCCTCGAACTGCAGTTCTCGGTGTGGGCGAAACGGGAAAACTTCCTGATGCTGAGGAATACGATGCAGGAGGAGATCAAGAGGACGTTCGACGAACACGGCGTCGAGATTCCGTTCCCACACCGGACCCTCTACACGGGCAGCGTTACAGAACCTTTCCCCGTGCGCATGGTGAACGACGGCGCCTAATCGAGCGCTGCCGACGGCAGGCAGACGTGGCGAGGCGGACGGCGCCGTGGCCGCCCATCGCGTGGGCGAGACCCCTCGCAGCCAGTCTGGTACGATTCCAACTCAGCAGAGACCCGGAATAGGGTATCCGTGGGGGACAATGCTGATTCTGAATCGGAGTTCCGTGTAGATGACACCCGACGTCAACACGGGCCATGGAGCACCCGACCCGATCCTGCGGACCAAGCTGTATCGGCCGCAGCTGACCCGGGAGTTGATCGACCGGGGGCGCCTGGTCCCGCTGTTGAACGGGGCCCTCGAGGTGCCGCTGACCCTGGTATCGGCCCCGGCCGGCTACGGCAAGAGCATCCTCGTCGCCCAATGGGTCGAACAACTCGACAACCCCATCGCCTGGTTGTCGTTGGATGCCAGTGACAGCGAGCCGAGGACGTTCCTCCAGTACTTTCTCGCCGCCGTGGATACCGTGTCGCCCGGTGCCTGTGACGCCACCCGCGAGCTCCACGAAGCCAGCTCGCTGGCTCCGATACCCATTCTCGCAGGCTATCTGCTCAACGACCTCGACGCGATCGGCGTGCCGTGCGACATCGTGCTCGACGACTATCACCGGATCGACCCTGCGTCGCCCGTGCACGACCTGATGAACAGGATGCTCGAGCACCCTCCGGCACAGTTCCGGTTCGTCGTTCTCACTCGCCAGGATCCGCCATTCGACCTGCCCAGCCTTCGAGCCGACCACCGCATCAACGAGGTGCGCCTGCAGGACCTGCGGTTCACGGTGCGCGAAACGAGAGAGTTTCTGAGCGCGACAACGGACCGCTCCGTGAGCGATGAGGGGCTAACACACCTCGACCGTGAGGTGGAAGGGTGGGCGGTTGGATTGCGGCTCGTGTCTTTGGCGCTGCGACATGTCCGCGACGCCGATGCTTTTCTGCAGGGACTGCCCGGCCACCTGCCGGAGATACAGGAGTACCTGCTGCGAGAGGTACTGTCTGCGCAGGCTGCGGGGGTTCGGGACAGTATGCTGGCGTCTTCCATCCTCGATCGTTTTTGCGCGGAACTGCTCGACGCGGTCCATGAGCCGGCCGCCGCCGCCGCCACTTCTGAGTTCACCGCCTCCGATCTCTTGGAAGAGCTAGGAAAGAACAACCTGTTCACGATCGCCCTCGATGCCCGGCACAAGTGGTTTCGATATCATCACCTATTTCAGGAGTTGCTCAGGGACGAGCTGCAGCGCGATCGCGATCCGGATCACGTCTCGGACCTGCATCTGCGGGCCAGCCGGTGGTTCGAAGGCGAAGGCCTGATCGATGAAGCGATCAAGCACGCTCTGGCGGCCGAAGACATGGGGCGGGTCGCAGGGTTGGTCATTCGGAACCGACACGAAGCCCTCGATGACAGCCAGTGGTACGTCCTCGAGAGATGGCTTGCGCTCGTCTCGACAGGGACCGTGCAGCAGCACGCAGAACTTCTGATGGCTCGTGCCTGGATTATCTTGAGCTACCGCTACGAAGTCGAAGCCGTGCCGCCGCTTCTGGCTGAAGTCGAATCGCTGGTCGGCGACAAATCCGGGGATGAGCAGGTGCGCAGCGAACTCGCGTTGTGTCGCGGGTACGTCTGCTGGCTGATGGGGAACGGAGCCGAAAGCCTGCAACACCTGGACGTCGGTCTCGAGCAGATTCCCGTGTCGCACACGGATTTCCGGAGCCATGCCGAAATGATCTTCGCGCAGGCGAATCAAATGGTGGGCCGGGCAGAGCAGGGCATGCGCTTCCTGGACGACCTGCTCGCGCATTCTGAGTCGCTCAAACCGATGCGAGAGGCCCGGCTGTTGATTTCCCGTGTCTTCATGCACGTGGTGGCCGGCGACCTGTTCGACGCCGGCTTGGCGAACCAAAGAATGTGGGAGGTCGTCAA is drawn from Acidobacteriota bacterium and contains these coding sequences:
- a CDS encoding mechanosensitive ion channel family protein, with amino-acid sequence MSEVLSNLGVSDFLTSGRMLGLGRAVLILVVGILVARLASRTAERGLRRRVSAQEAMLVRRLSYYVMLMLVVTSALHQLGFKFGVLLGAAGVLSVAIGFASQTSASNLISGVFLIAERSFVVGDLLDVNGRLGFVISIDLLSVKLRTFDNLMMRVPNEEMIKNTVLNLTRFPIRRLDLQVGVAYKEDTERVRKILFDVAERNPICLDEPSPLFIYKGYGDSALELQFSVWAKRENFLMLRNTMQEEIKRTFDEHGVEIPFPHRTLYTGSVTEPFPVRMVNDGA
- a CDS encoding DUF2029 domain-containing protein is translated as MTGLAKQPSDHGASIERLAILFTILATTGMVAVHLVAAIVRRVGPELPLAAWPLTIGAIVIAATVSLTAPRLAGLLPEWLDGSARSHPARAALFALIALLAIVQTARISTHKTDPDTSWWILTTNELWTKHECGTAYFHAVELHDRGEKNIYHADHYPGLNRDIESITEFEGMKVEDPYQYPPQFLLLPKLMLAMTHHYPTIRIAWFSFQYIGIAAVFLLLAHWVGGTAGRWMAMLSPLVIASPAALSVFQYTQFHFVAITLTIAAMVAFEKQRNVLGGALLAFAILGKIFPGFLLILLLAEKRWKPLAWTFAFGVVFTLVALAVLGIAPFSAFISYQLPRMQSFSAFAFIEVWPEIRFELITANLSPYGQVVRLGEMGFPGMTRAVASGFNSLFTVTLIGLAIVASRRLGSRVRRAQIWLAILGLASMASPAAWGDYITLPAMWLLCALVINASANRKLAVGLSICWIFFYFLLGLVPLETFPPPGITYTLSTINFMLLVGLMGWVILRKPNPAVAVSM
- a CDS encoding OprO/OprP family phosphate-selective porin — its product is MRTTAYALVAAAMIIAGVTVPATAGIAVYDKDGKKIEVGGRIQLQYRNADASGGGDFDEIFFRRLRPYIQGTVTEDWMGKIQFDFGKAEDSNEVALKDAYMQYLGWENHKITIGNSKTPFSREFLASSKRQQLVERSFTGDHNFGSPDRQLGIRLDGSALDKKITYAASLGTEEHDPAINRMDFDSPANAAADWNEGVVVAARLDYHPLGYMKFDQADFRSDEWKINFSVAAFNWSNDDDNNTYTDSGTGMVNATGLADGKVDLDSAEGLELSAGVRGMGFSADIEFQKISGDTVDPTFTGGLYANGKTDLDIIAVEAGYMVASNVEVVAGWDTFDADNFTASTDRTSLGLNWYWNKHKAKLQLTYRTWDSVTGVPGSDLDEVIAQAQFVF
- a CDS encoding LuxR C-terminal-related transcriptional regulator, with product MTPDVNTGHGAPDPILRTKLYRPQLTRELIDRGRLVPLLNGALEVPLTLVSAPAGYGKSILVAQWVEQLDNPIAWLSLDASDSEPRTFLQYFLAAVDTVSPGACDATRELHEASSLAPIPILAGYLLNDLDAIGVPCDIVLDDYHRIDPASPVHDLMNRMLEHPPAQFRFVVLTRQDPPFDLPSLRADHRINEVRLQDLRFTVRETREFLSATTDRSVSDEGLTHLDREVEGWAVGLRLVSLALRHVRDADAFLQGLPGHLPEIQEYLLREVLSAQAAGVRDSMLASSILDRFCAELLDAVHEPAAAAATSEFTASDLLEELGKNNLFTIALDARHKWFRYHHLFQELLRDELQRDRDPDHVSDLHLRASRWFEGEGLIDEAIKHALAAEDMGRVAGLVIRNRHEALDDSQWYVLERWLALVSTGTVQQHAELLMARAWIILSYRYEVEAVPPLLAEVESLVGDKSGDEQVRSELALCRGYVCWLMGNGAESLQHLDVGLEQIPVSHTDFRSHAEMIFAQANQMVGRAEQGMRFLDDLLAHSESLKPMREARLLISRVFMHVVAGDLFDAGLANQRMWEVVKRGFPAYVRIWTSYIQGLIHLQRCQWEAAVDYLGRSVADRFVHHARAAIDSMAGLMLAHQALGQEEEAQATLQTLNEYVAPLGDRAMEMLAVSAEARLAILQGQPEAARGWVEANEPPPEGALLWWIDIPSITRCRATIAVGSPGGLVKAEAQLREWVKVAEAQHNTCHLIRVLTLLATACDRQDKTEEALGTLERAVALARKGDLVLPFVELGTPMVELLGKLAGEREFAARVESLVTAFGTPTDRSATSEAGAGRQPVQSRNLVGLTNRELDVLELLALRLQNKEIADRLCISDQTVGSHLKQIYQKLGVHGRRKAVERALETGVLDRHPPD